AAGCCACGGTGCTCTGTACCAAACAGATTGGCCTCCAACTCAAAACCCGAAGTGGTGGCCATGATTACGCCGGAAGATCTTACGTCTCCGACGAAAAGTTCGTCATTCTCGACATGTTTCAACTCCGATCGATCTCCGTCAACGTTGCCGACCAGACGGTCTTGGTTCAAGCAGGGGCCACACTCGGCGAACTCTACTACAGAGTCTGGGAGAAGAGTAAAGTCCTCGGTTTCCCTGCCGGAATATGCCCCACGGTCGGTGCCGGTGGCCACATCACCGGCGGTGGGTACGGGAACATGATAAGGAAGTATGGGTTGGCCGTTGATTACGTCCTAGACGCTCAGATAGTCAACGTTAATGGAGATATTCTTGACAGAAAATCAATGGGGGAAGACCTTTTCTGGGCCATTCGAGGAGGTGGGGCTGGGAGTTTCGGTGTCGTTTTGTCGTACACTTTGAAATTAGTTCCAGTTCCTGAAACCGTTACGGTTTTCAGAGTGGAGAAAATATTGGACCAAGGCCAGAACGTGACTGATGTCGTTTCTCAGTGGCAACAAGTGGCGCCCACGACAGACGACAACCTTTTCATGAGAATGTTGGTACAACCCATCAGTTCCAAAGTGAAGAAAGGTACTAAAACGATTAGAATTTCGATCATAACTGAGTATCTTGGAAATGCAAATGAATTGGTGTCGTTATTGGGTAAGGAGTTTCCTCTGTTGGGTTTAAAGAAGAAGGATTGTATGGAAATGAGTTGGATAGATTCTGTTCTTTGGTGGGCTAATTTTGATGTTGGAACCTCACCAAATGTGCTCCTCGATCGAAATCTTAACAAAGCTAGTTTTGGCCTGAGAAAATCTGATTATGTTCAGACTCCGATTTCTAAAGATGGGCTTGaatggatatggaagaagatgaTCGAGTTAGGCAAAACTGGGTTTGTTTTCAATCCATATGGTGGGAAAATGAACGAATTCTCACCTTCTGAGACTCCTTTCCCACACAGAGCTGGGAACTTGTTTAAGATTCAGTACTCGGTGAATTGGAACGACCCTAGTGTAGAGTTACAGAAGAATTATACTACTGAGGTCAGGAGACTTTTCAGTTACATGACTCCATTTGTGTCCAAAAATCCCAGAAGTGCTTTCTTGAATTACAGGGACTTAGATATTGGTGTTAATAACTTTGTTAAAGACAGCTATGAACAAGGAAAGGTTTATGGAGTCAAGTACTTTGGTCAGAATTTTGATAGGTTGGTGAAGGTGAAGACTGCTGTCGATCCacaaaatttcttcaggagtgAACAAAGTATCCCAACTTTTCCAAGTAAGGATtaggaaaattattttacaagtcACAGAACTTTGGTTATTGTAGTTTGTTacaagattaaaataaatatattgtcATTATTTTTGCTTGAGAAAGAGCATGTGGAACTATTTGGGTTTTAGTTACTGGCTTAGTGAAATATATATACCTCTTTTTTTACATCAGATCTCAAATGATTTACTTTCTTTGTTATTGTTATAGACTTGTAATAGAGATGTTATATACATAGAATTAGTAAacaatctttatttatttatcttttacaACTGCTATTATGACCATGCATGATTGACGGGTCTATATTTAGGGACCCACTGAGTAATTAGCGGCCATCCTCATTTCCATTAAAGATTTTAATTCAATCTCTGCTTATTCTTTATTGAGGTTGGGGGCGGAGAGAAGATGGTAAATctcctaataaaaaataaaatttataataaaaatttaaatatataaaaatattaaattaaatgaaaacatattacacattaattattatttaataaattagttattatccaaaacataacttaaaatttataaaaagatattaatataCTTAAACAAGCAAACATAAATTatgaattataatatattactaaaaatataagaaaaaatacaGGTCCCAGGTCCTCGGGGCCAGTGAGTGTGGTTTCTGTTCTTGCCCTGTGCTCCATTTAGATGGAAAATTCTCACCCCATTATTCCATGAGACCGTCTCTATAAAAAAACTGTGCATtcctatattattaaaatattgttttaatgtctgaaatattattagaaaattgAAACTAACTCAAATGGGTAATTAGTGAATGATGTTTACCTCTCTAGGTTTGTAGCTTGTAACTGAGCACTTAAAAAAAAAGGTCCAAGTTAGAAGCTTTACTCTGAATGGGTGTAAAGTCAAGTTGTACATTAGTCAATAGTGATATCCTAAAATATCCCATTCCATAATATCGTGTGCAGTCTAGTACCActgatatatataaaatcttaaACTATGTGGGACCGTAATTGCATGAAAACTAATTAACATCATATAAACTCTATCTTCTCACTTGTTTTTTCTTCGTTTCCCACGCTGTTTTTCACTTCATTTTCTCCTAATTGCTTAATTGCTCAGTCTTCCtacaaaaactttaaaaaaagtCAATGACCACCATGTGGAGATTAGGGGTATGGGGCCATTTGATGTTAGGGTCTATTTGGTTAGAGGTTAGTTGACATAGGTTGTGTGCGTGCGTCGGCAGTAGCTTCACCTTGTGAGTATGTCATGTGACTCTGTTTTCCATTTCCTCATAGTTGATACTTGTTATAGTtaacattatttttattattattttatcaattaTGAGGACATTCCGTTTAGGACAAATTATCCATTATTGCAACTTTTCTTaattatgattttcttaaagaaTCATGGGCTTTTCGTTGGTGGGATATACTCTTTATCAGGCTTAGTGCATCCCATGTGTTCAACACTTAAATCCTCAACCGGAGTTCGTTAAAATTTATCATTTCAGTAAGTGTAGCTATTAGAGGAACATTTATGGATTCTGATCCTTCTATAAATTTGAACCAGACAAATTTCTGTTGCCCTTTACCTTTTATCTTTTAGTTCAAGTAGTTAATCTTTTGGCAAGGTGAATATTCAATTATGGTCTATGTTCAACTTTGGAGTTCATTTATCAGATGTTAGTTCCCTATTAATATTCCCAGTGGAGCAGACTTTTTTTGGTGATCTAAGTTGAGTGTTCAGTTATTTGAACATCAGTATCTTAAAATGTATTATCTTCAATCTTTCAAGCTAATGAACAAAACCTTTTTTCAACAACTAGCATCTTTTGACATCATTATGTCTAGCATTTGATTCTTTTTGTCtatgtattttatattattgttgTAGCCAACATACATTATTCCTTCGAAAACCACAATTTAGTTTTTCCCTTCATATTGAGTAATTTTCTACATGGAACTTTACTTTGTTTGGAGGTGTTCCAAATAGTCATTCCACCTTAGCAACATTTGAGATGGTTTATTTATGTTCAAATTTGCTCTCCTCGGCTGGAGCTTAGCCATGGCGAGGAGGCCACTACTGAGAAAATCGACTAGAACTACTAAGTCAACGAAGGCTCCAAGGCTCCAGTGACC
This region of Cannabis sativa cultivar Pink pepper isolate KNU-18-1 chromosome 7, ASM2916894v1, whole genome shotgun sequence genomic DNA includes:
- the LOC115697326 gene encoding berberine bridge enzyme-like 21 is translated as MGKPRMLQIPILLVLSVFALSTASDSLYTTFLNCLENHTQLSDRVSDSVYSQSNSSYNSVLQNYIRNALYNTSSTNKPLLIVTATHVSHVQATVLCTKQIGLQLKTRSGGHDYAGRSYVSDEKFVILDMFQLRSISVNVADQTVLVQAGATLGELYYRVWEKSKVLGFPAGICPTVGAGGHITGGGYGNMIRKYGLAVDYVLDAQIVNVNGDILDRKSMGEDLFWAIRGGGAGSFGVVLSYTLKLVPVPETVTVFRVEKILDQGQNVTDVVSQWQQVAPTTDDNLFMRMLVQPISSKVKKGTKTIRISIITEYLGNANELVSLLGKEFPLLGLKKKDCMEMSWIDSVLWWANFDVGTSPNVLLDRNLNKASFGLRKSDYVQTPISKDGLEWIWKKMIELGKTGFVFNPYGGKMNEFSPSETPFPHRAGNLFKIQYSVNWNDPSVELQKNYTTEVRRLFSYMTPFVSKNPRSAFLNYRDLDIGVNNFVKDSYEQGKVYGVKYFGQNFDRLVKVKTAVDPQNFFRSEQSIPTFPSKD